Within the Pseudomonas chlororaphis subsp. aurantiaca genome, the region GGTGGTCACCAGTTGCGGTCGTCTGGACCTGCTCAAGCTCACGCTGGAGAGTTTCGATCGCTTCAACAGCGCGCCGATCCGCGAAGTCTTCATCACCGAAGATGCTGGCGACGAGCGGGTGCGCACGGCTGTGCCCGCCCATTGGAAAGATCACTGTACCTTCTTCGTCAACCGGCCGAAGCTTGGGCAATTGGCGTCGATCGACCTGGCCTACGAGCAGGTCAAGACCCCCTATATCTTCCATTGCGAAGACGATTGGGAGTTCTATCGCCCGGGCTTTGTCGAGGATTCGAAAGCGATTCTCGAGCAGCGCCCGGACATCCTGCAGGTCTGGTTGCGCAGTTATGCCCATGACCTGCGAGTCCATAGTCCCTACATCCATTTGGGTGCCCGCGAGTTGATCGGCGGCGTGCCCTGTTATCCGCTGATCTCCGACAAACCCGAGTGGCAGAGCTTTTCCCTGAACCCGGGCCTGCGCCGGATGGCGGAGTATCGACTGTGTGCGCCTTTCGCCGGGCACGGAGGCGAGAAAGCGCTGTCCAAGCGCTATGCTGAGCTGAACCTGACGGCTGTCAGCCTGGAAGGCGACGCGATGCTGCATACAGGCTTCGGTCTGCATGTGGAGACTGCCGCCGAGCGGCAGCGGAAGGCTCGGCGCAGT harbors:
- a CDS encoding glycosyltransferase family 2 protein, whose protein sequence is MQFSQESDITLVVTSCGRLDLLKLTLESFDRFNSAPIREVFITEDAGDERVRTAVPAHWKDHCTFFVNRPKLGQLASIDLAYEQVKTPYIFHCEDDWEFYRPGFVEDSKAILEQRPDILQVWLRSYAHDLRVHSPYIHLGARELIGGVPCYPLISDKPEWQSFSLNPGLRRMAEYRLCAPFAGHGGEKALSKRYAELNLTAVSLEGDAMLHTGFGLHVETAAERQRKARRSRREQIKLVLVLLAGVGIGWFIH